In Microvenator marinus, one genomic interval encodes:
- a CDS encoding site-2 protease family protein, translating to MNLKHLLLMALSFCTMLMAGVTMGGSDPFELQVWASADAWIDGISYAIPLFLILLAHELGHYLRCLRFGVEASFPTFMPALPIPGLGLLPFLGTFGAFIKMNLEEIRRDDLLQIGSGGPIAGFIVTVPVLFLGVFFSDIRPLPEDLSQTMFLGDSVLLILAEGLFFPEIPSGHDVFLGPMAMAGWTGCLLTALNLVPVGQLDGGHIAYTSFESWNRWVWFVFLILLGFGIFLFSGWLFIAGFVALTGVRHPPIATGRSLTSQSRFEALVCLCIFALCFAPAPIEGASIFSMVMD from the coding sequence ATGAACTTGAAGCACCTCTTGCTGATGGCGCTGAGCTTCTGCACGATGCTTATGGCCGGCGTAACCATGGGGGGATCGGACCCTTTTGAGCTTCAAGTTTGGGCTAGCGCTGACGCGTGGATTGACGGCATTTCGTATGCCATTCCACTCTTCTTGATTCTGCTTGCCCACGAGCTTGGCCACTATCTTCGGTGCCTGCGTTTTGGGGTCGAGGCGAGTTTCCCAACTTTCATGCCCGCGCTTCCTATTCCGGGACTCGGTCTCTTGCCATTTCTCGGAACCTTTGGCGCGTTCATCAAGATGAACTTGGAGGAAATAAGGCGGGACGATCTCTTGCAGATAGGAAGCGGCGGTCCGATAGCCGGATTTATCGTCACGGTTCCGGTCCTCTTCTTGGGAGTTTTTTTCAGCGATATCCGGCCGCTTCCCGAAGACCTTTCCCAAACCATGTTTCTTGGCGACTCGGTTCTACTCATCCTTGCTGAAGGTCTCTTTTTTCCTGAGATCCCGAGCGGTCACGATGTGTTCCTCGGTCCGATGGCGATGGCGGGTTGGACTGGTTGTCTCTTGACCGCGCTCAATCTGGTGCCTGTTGGACAACTTGATGGTGGTCATATCGCCTACACGTCCTTTGAATCGTGGAATCGCTGGGTTTGGTTCGTGTTTTTGATTCTTCTTGGGTTCGGCATATTTCTCTTCTCGGGCTGGTTGTTCATAGCCGGGTTTGTGGCGTTGACGGGGGTTCGGCACCCACCGATCGCCACCGGTCGGAGCCTCACCTCTCAATCGAGGTTTGAGGCTCTTGTGTGTCTGTGTATCTTCGCGCTTTGCTTTGCCCCGGCGCCTATTGAGGGTGCGTCGATCTTTTCGATGGTGATGGACTGA
- the lexA gene encoding transcriptional repressor LexA: protein MEKPEKELTDRQIEVLEFIIEHIQGTGFPPTIREIGEELQIKSTNGVNDHLKALEKKGYLSREDAKSRAIRPVFTPHGMPFGEDVPVLENVHSIPIVGRIAAGSPIAAIENADDHVTLGEGLIGKPTDVFGLVVRGDSMIEDGIFDGDYIFVKRQQEARNGEIVAAMVDGEATVKRFYRESGRIRLQPANSAMEPIYAVPGQDTTILGKVIGVFRRVS, encoded by the coding sequence ATGGAAAAGCCCGAAAAAGAGCTCACGGACAGACAAATTGAAGTCCTCGAATTCATCATCGAACACATCCAAGGGACCGGCTTTCCTCCGACTATCCGCGAGATAGGGGAAGAATTGCAGATCAAGTCGACCAATGGCGTGAACGATCACCTGAAAGCCCTTGAGAAGAAGGGCTACCTCTCACGCGAAGACGCCAAGTCGCGGGCGATTCGCCCAGTGTTTACGCCGCACGGAATGCCTTTTGGAGAGGATGTTCCGGTGTTGGAGAACGTTCACAGCATCCCGATTGTTGGTCGAATTGCGGCGGGCTCGCCCATCGCGGCCATCGAGAACGCGGACGACCACGTCACGCTGGGCGAGGGGCTGATTGGGAAACCTACAGATGTGTTCGGCCTTGTAGTGCGAGGCGACTCGATGATCGAAGATGGCATCTTCGACGGCGATTATATCTTTGTGAAGCGTCAGCAAGAGGCACGCAATGGTGAAATCGTGGCGGCTATGGTTGACGGAGAGGCCACTGTGAAGCGTTTTTACCGGGAATCCGGACGTATCAGGCTTCAGCCGGCAAACTCCGCAATGGAGCCCATCTACGCGGTGCCGGGGCAAGACACGACCATCCTCGGAAAGGTCATCGGCGTCTTTCGCCGAGTTTCTTAG
- a CDS encoding TraR/DksA family transcriptional regulator: MAKKSTEKVVHDELTEEDLEHFKQRLLQEREDMLAKLNRHLNEAMVDNERPADELDQAGRISDQAYLMRLADKEQKLIKQIDRALAKFESGEFGLCEGTGEPISRKRLEVRPWTRYSIEYKEQLEREMGKSRRL; the protein is encoded by the coding sequence ATGGCTAAGAAAAGCACCGAAAAAGTAGTCCACGATGAACTCACGGAAGAAGATCTTGAGCACTTCAAGCAGCGGCTACTCCAAGAGCGAGAAGATATGCTCGCCAAACTTAATCGCCACTTGAATGAGGCTATGGTCGACAACGAACGACCCGCTGACGAGCTCGATCAAGCCGGAAGGATTTCCGACCAGGCCTACCTGATGCGCCTTGCTGATAAAGAGCAGAAGCTCATCAAGCAGATCGACCGCGCACTGGCTAAATTTGAATCGGGTGAATTCGGCCTCTGTGAAGGAACCGGCGAGCCGATTTCCCGCAAACGCCTCGAAGTGCGACCTTGGACTCGATATAGCATCGAGTACAAAGAGCAGCTCGAGCGTGAAATGGGCAAAAGCCGCCGCCTCTGA
- a CDS encoding isopenicillin N synthase family dioxygenase produces MRDILNTKTAYGFKSGSGTIIGCPATYPKIGASAVSIPVVDLQDLSSPTLEHQEAAAQAILEGFGKYGLVYIKNHGIEDADLTRFYDSFLEFTSRPVEEKEKVSMPEIWYQRGWTPPETEQAVVAGGQPDFKECYFMAPEPLDPSAATEYPEVYAQNVWPENAEVFQKSYELIGHQLHEIGLFLLRGAAKALGLEPFRFEQAVYGGPHVTRSLRYLPLKDDQVNTGILWGEEHTDFNLLTLLPGGRFLDPSGSYCPKPDSSSGLYLRTRGDEKNPDGELLAGSAPAGCIVAQVGQELEILTGGQFLATPHVIKAPSTPGYSRVSMAHFIHLHAHQVLSPLPKFRTDDALRAYSPPVLAGTYGMKTLVDIGLAPTDVLNHLGYRHYDRLSTIRAKS; encoded by the coding sequence TTGCGTGACATTTTGAACACAAAGACCGCGTATGGGTTCAAATCTGGGTCGGGAACGATTATAGGATGTCCAGCGACCTATCCCAAAATCGGAGCATCTGCCGTGAGCATCCCTGTTGTTGATCTACAAGACCTCTCAAGCCCTACTCTCGAACACCAAGAAGCCGCAGCCCAAGCCATTCTGGAAGGTTTTGGCAAGTACGGCCTCGTCTACATTAAAAATCACGGAATCGAAGACGCGGACCTGACCCGATTCTACGACTCCTTTTTGGAGTTCACTTCTCGGCCAGTCGAAGAGAAGGAAAAGGTTTCGATGCCCGAGATTTGGTATCAGCGAGGTTGGACACCCCCTGAAACCGAACAAGCCGTGGTGGCAGGCGGGCAGCCCGACTTCAAAGAGTGCTACTTCATGGCGCCTGAGCCGCTCGACCCAAGTGCGGCAACGGAATACCCAGAAGTCTACGCCCAGAATGTTTGGCCCGAGAACGCCGAAGTCTTCCAGAAGTCTTACGAATTGATTGGCCACCAGCTCCACGAGATCGGTCTCTTCCTGCTGCGCGGTGCTGCAAAGGCGCTCGGACTTGAGCCATTTCGATTTGAGCAGGCTGTCTACGGAGGCCCCCACGTGACACGATCGTTGCGCTACTTGCCGCTTAAAGACGATCAGGTGAACACCGGCATCCTCTGGGGCGAAGAGCACACCGACTTCAATCTGCTCACCCTACTTCCGGGCGGTCGCTTCCTGGACCCTTCCGGCAGCTATTGTCCAAAGCCAGACTCATCATCCGGCCTTTACCTGCGAACCCGCGGAGATGAAAAGAACCCGGACGGAGAATTGCTCGCCGGTTCAGCTCCCGCAGGTTGTATTGTGGCTCAAGTGGGACAGGAGCTTGAAATCCTAACGGGTGGTCAGTTCTTGGCGACTCCACACGTCATCAAGGCTCCTTCGACTCCCGGCTATTCAAGAGTTTCGATGGCGCACTTCATCCACCTTCACGCACATCAAGTGCTCTCTCCACTTCCGAAGTTCAGAACTGATGATGCCCTTCGTGCTTATAGCCCTCCGGTTCTCGCGGGAACCTACGGCATGAAAACTTTGGTGGATATTGGGCTAGCGCCGACCGATGTGCTGAACCATCTCGGATATCGCCACTACGACCGCTTGAGCACGATTCGCGCTAAGTCATGA
- a CDS encoding Hsp33 family molecular chaperone HslO: MSNRVLKGLSAGGGFRAIVVEATEAVQGLMDAQLGAQPLSEQRDRVSEILGQVGLAAVLVRVEMAPDQRLQLSLRTKDGSCFADSHPDGLLRGVVSGKCPNFGEQTILQVSRVLEDGQLHQGMVEAETDMTATLTQYMLQSEQVVATVGLHVDVEGGVTKSARGFMVQVLPGASREVMEEVIRALEGIEAKWWEQHPDLLLLDLLGGAGHFTLESEVKFGCTCNQESVLDALGSLNPSEIQEMIDDGEDLEMGCQYCGKSYQITLSELDSLMT; the protein is encoded by the coding sequence ATGAGCAATAGAGTACTAAAGGGATTGAGCGCGGGTGGGGGCTTTCGAGCGATCGTGGTTGAAGCAACCGAGGCAGTTCAAGGGTTGATGGACGCACAGCTGGGCGCTCAACCGCTGAGCGAGCAGCGCGACAGAGTTTCGGAAATCTTGGGGCAAGTCGGACTCGCCGCGGTACTGGTTCGGGTTGAAATGGCGCCTGACCAGCGACTCCAACTTAGCCTTCGCACCAAGGATGGGTCGTGTTTTGCGGATTCCCATCCCGATGGACTCCTTCGTGGTGTGGTTTCCGGAAAATGCCCAAACTTCGGTGAACAGACCATCCTTCAGGTCTCCCGTGTGCTCGAAGACGGTCAACTGCATCAAGGCATGGTGGAAGCCGAGACCGATATGACGGCGACCTTGACCCAATACATGCTCCAGTCAGAACAGGTCGTGGCTACGGTTGGTCTCCACGTGGATGTTGAAGGGGGCGTGACCAAGTCCGCGCGAGGGTTCATGGTTCAGGTTCTTCCGGGCGCCTCAAGAGAGGTGATGGAAGAGGTGATTCGTGCGCTCGAAGGCATCGAGGCGAAGTGGTGGGAACAGCACCCTGACTTGCTCTTGCTCGACCTTCTTGGAGGCGCCGGCCATTTCACTCTCGAGTCCGAGGTGAAGTTTGGGTGCACGTGCAATCAAGAGAGCGTGCTCGACGCACTCGGTTCACTGAACCCTTCTGAGATTCAAGAGATGATCGATGATGGAGAGGATTTGGAAATGGGTTGCCAGTATTGTGGCAAGTCCTACCAGATCACGCTCAGTGAGCTCGACTCACTCATGACTTAG
- a CDS encoding Fur family transcriptional regulator produces the protein MGRKTDQRDAIRNVFRRAQRPLTANEVLDRAAESVPGLGIATVYRNIKRLHEDGWLIPVDLPGEPSRFELADREHHHHFRCDDCGKVYDIPGCHAPDDHAPAGFQVTRHEVWLFGMCPECAA, from the coding sequence ATGGGCCGCAAGACTGACCAGCGCGACGCGATTCGCAACGTCTTTAGACGTGCCCAACGCCCGCTCACCGCGAATGAAGTCTTAGACCGAGCCGCCGAGTCCGTCCCTGGACTCGGTATCGCCACCGTTTACAGAAATATCAAACGCCTGCACGAAGACGGTTGGTTGATTCCGGTTGATTTGCCGGGTGAACCCTCACGATTTGAGCTGGCGGACCGCGAGCATCACCACCATTTTAGGTGCGATGATTGTGGTAAAGTTTACGATATTCCGGGCTGTCATGCGCCGGATGACCACGCTCCTGCTGGCTTTCAAGTGACTCGACACGAGGTCTGGCTTTTTGGAATGTGTCCGGAGTGCGCCGCCTAG
- a CDS encoding methyltransferase domain-containing protein, with translation MSDTTSEHQAAVAHRASVERLWTEPVYESCVSGLKVPSASSVLVAEARCGYVPSRLLTDTPEDTRIIALDPSRAMLDQARTRIDEAGQKRIFFVPQKVSALSYADDVFKTTICVNGVASLTQTQDALSELSRVTQVGGTIVLGVPLLSSFPEFYDMLDEALRAHKLTDVLNRTQEMRTGLLNVSRVAELAQAAGLHDVEFEEVSWDVAFGSGQELLSSALVRESFYPHWLGVIRSSDRDPILRYIVDAIDTYWHQDTFSCRIVCGCMKAVK, from the coding sequence ATGAGTGATACGACGAGCGAACATCAGGCCGCAGTTGCCCACCGCGCTTCAGTAGAGCGACTCTGGACCGAACCCGTCTACGAATCTTGCGTTTCTGGACTTAAGGTTCCTAGTGCTTCAAGTGTGCTCGTCGCCGAGGCTCGTTGTGGCTACGTCCCAAGCCGTCTGCTCACCGATACGCCTGAGGACACGAGAATCATCGCGCTCGACCCCTCACGCGCGATGCTCGACCAAGCGAGAACCCGAATCGATGAAGCCGGGCAAAAGAGGATCTTCTTCGTACCCCAAAAGGTAAGTGCACTCTCCTACGCAGACGATGTGTTCAAAACCACGATTTGCGTCAACGGAGTCGCATCTTTGACCCAAACTCAGGACGCCCTGAGCGAGCTGAGTCGAGTCACCCAGGTGGGAGGTACCATCGTATTGGGCGTGCCACTGCTCTCTTCGTTTCCCGAGTTTTACGACATGCTCGATGAGGCGCTACGGGCTCATAAACTCACCGACGTTCTCAACCGTACTCAAGAGATGCGCACGGGATTGTTGAACGTCTCCAGAGTTGCTGAGCTCGCTCAGGCTGCTGGTCTGCACGACGTCGAGTTTGAAGAAGTTTCGTGGGACGTCGCCTTTGGTTCCGGTCAAGAACTCTTGAGTTCAGCGCTTGTGAGAGAGTCTTTCTATCCGCACTGGTTGGGCGTGATTCGCTCGTCGGATAGGGACCCGATCTTGCGCTATATCGTGGACGCTATCGACACCTATTGGCACCAAGATACCTTCAGCTGCCGAATCGTGTGTGGCTGTATGAAGGCCGTCAAATAA
- a CDS encoding MBL fold metallo-hydrolase, with product MNDIRLKCIASGSSANAWLFKAWETRILIDAGASGCRILDAVEEFGPIDAIVVTHTHSDHIKGLAKVMETLKVPLLASLPTLKHLELGGVELKTNKAHTLKDLDIRAFRVSHDAVGTIGLRLSTTRFSMGFITDTGVFNSSMAKSCADLDTLVIESNHDAEMLMRGPYPQTLKRRIAGPKGHLSNAQALAFVNHVATPRLTNLVLAHLSETNNSPEVARATFAGLETTVHVATPDGGVDFSPEISNIQDSSERQLSLI from the coding sequence ATGAATGACATCCGATTAAAATGCATCGCCAGTGGGTCTAGCGCAAACGCTTGGCTCTTCAAGGCTTGGGAAACACGGATTCTCATCGACGCGGGGGCCAGTGGTTGCAGAATATTGGACGCGGTCGAGGAGTTTGGCCCAATTGACGCCATCGTCGTCACCCACACACATTCCGACCATATCAAAGGGTTAGCCAAGGTTATGGAGACGCTGAAAGTGCCGCTTCTCGCTAGCCTGCCGACTCTCAAACACCTTGAACTGGGTGGAGTTGAACTCAAGACCAACAAGGCTCATACGCTCAAAGACCTGGATATCAGGGCGTTCCGCGTATCCCACGACGCAGTTGGAACCATTGGACTAAGACTCTCTACGACCAGGTTTTCCATGGGATTCATCACGGATACGGGCGTGTTTAACTCCTCCATGGCTAAATCCTGTGCAGACCTAGATACACTGGTGATCGAGTCCAATCATGATGCCGAGATGTTGATGCGTGGGCCCTACCCTCAGACCCTGAAGAGAAGAATTGCTGGTCCAAAGGGCCATCTTTCAAATGCGCAAGCGCTCGCATTTGTAAACCATGTCGCCACTCCCAGGCTTACGAATCTAGTGCTCGCCCACTTGAGCGAAACCAATAACTCGCCCGAAGTCGCGAGGGCGACTTTTGCGGGTCTTGAGACAACTGTCCATGTCGCCACACCTGACGGCGGCGTGGATTTTTCCCCTGAGATCTCAAATATTCAGGACTCGAGCGAAAGGCAGCTCAGTCTTATTTGA
- the thiL gene encoding thiamine-phosphate kinase, producing MYDEFELIERIATVFPTPEGVTLGIGDDCAILDPGRFDLVTTDTLVEGVHFRRDFSSPQDIGWKALASSLSDIAAMGGGPGAFFLNLTLGPNDDKTFVDGLLEGMRQAAEALTPNGFEVSVGGGDTTSTSGPTVVTVTLLGESSPAGPVTRSGAFPGDRIIVLGEMGIAAAGLAILKGEFEVNAADYPALIEAHRRPRPRVHEGALLGLLGVPSAMLDVSDGLAQDLQHILKRSGAGASIETHNLPRHPELLKFCEETGTDPLDWMLSGGEDFELIIVAPPARMTKIWDLARRHEWNVYDIGEIRAQEEGLRILASDGTPITKDFKGYRHFA from the coding sequence ATGTACGATGAGTTTGAACTCATAGAACGAATCGCAACGGTCTTTCCCACACCTGAGGGCGTGACTCTTGGAATAGGCGACGATTGTGCGATCTTGGACCCGGGTCGATTCGATCTGGTCACCACGGATACGCTTGTCGAGGGAGTTCATTTCCGCCGCGACTTCTCCTCGCCGCAAGATATTGGTTGGAAGGCATTAGCCTCCTCGTTGAGTGATATCGCAGCCATGGGCGGTGGTCCCGGAGCGTTTTTCCTCAACCTCACACTCGGGCCAAACGACGACAAGACATTCGTTGACGGTCTATTGGAGGGGATGCGACAGGCCGCTGAGGCTCTTACGCCAAATGGCTTCGAGGTCAGCGTTGGAGGCGGAGATACAACGAGCACGTCCGGGCCCACCGTTGTAACCGTTACGTTACTGGGTGAGTCATCTCCTGCTGGCCCTGTGACTCGCTCTGGCGCTTTCCCTGGCGACCGAATCATCGTGCTTGGTGAAATGGGAATCGCCGCTGCAGGCCTCGCCATTTTGAAGGGAGAGTTCGAAGTGAATGCGGCCGACTATCCGGCCCTCATCGAAGCCCATAGGCGCCCTCGACCGCGCGTGCACGAGGGCGCGCTGCTCGGACTTCTGGGCGTTCCTTCGGCGATGCTCGATGTTAGCGACGGGTTAGCACAAGACCTACAACACATCCTCAAACGAAGTGGCGCGGGCGCCTCTATCGAAACCCACAATCTTCCGAGACATCCAGAACTACTGAAGTTCTGTGAGGAGACTGGAACCGACCCCCTGGATTGGATGCTCAGTGGTGGCGAGGACTTCGAACTAATCATCGTGGCCCCACCAGCTCGCATGACCAAGATTTGGGACCTCGCTCGGCGCCATGAATGGAACGTCTACGATATCGGCGAGATTCGAGCTCAAGAGGAGGGCTTGCGTATTCTGGCTTCCGATGGAACACCGATTACTAAGGACTTTAAAGGATATCGGCATTTCGCATGA
- a CDS encoding penicillin-binding protein activator: protein MISRREFVGGAIAFGLTPQAFALAPRVRIGLLAPLSGEFSPLGQAIREAAELGAEEGGVILEILDTEADPLKAAECVKKLAALSVAACLGPIGVSESMAAAAHARRLGLPMVSLCPDPRVEESFGPKTVWRWRTSPEEDAAELVSKLDVELRGKRAAILAPKSDYGRSAARGFLRAWPDGNVTRYATYPLEKPNFRRALEELVGSRRWVGRDRKDLRPDRDGYVATGLRRQIDFDVLFIPDHHVNVSRILGFLPLVGIQNGDGGKGAAVQLLGLGGWRGETMALTGAKAAGAIILDSYGGSSQGGRAEELERLFDAKYGRFPTSLEAEVFDAVWWLSKVGKSGRAKVASEASALGEITGASGATRFVEGRIERESALFRMDIEGQVSPL, encoded by the coding sequence TTGATTTCGAGACGCGAATTCGTGGGTGGAGCAATAGCGTTTGGCTTGACCCCACAGGCCTTCGCGCTTGCGCCCCGCGTTCGCATTGGCCTTCTCGCCCCGCTTAGTGGAGAGTTTAGCCCTCTCGGCCAAGCCATCCGTGAGGCAGCTGAATTGGGTGCCGAAGAGGGCGGTGTGATCCTTGAGATCTTGGACACTGAGGCCGACCCTCTCAAAGCAGCGGAGTGCGTCAAGAAGCTCGCGGCATTGTCTGTGGCCGCATGTTTGGGCCCGATTGGCGTCAGCGAGAGCATGGCCGCTGCGGCACATGCGAGGCGACTGGGTCTACCCATGGTTAGCCTTTGCCCAGACCCGCGGGTAGAAGAGTCTTTTGGACCTAAAACCGTTTGGCGATGGCGCACTTCGCCCGAAGAGGATGCCGCGGAGCTGGTGTCGAAATTGGACGTTGAGTTGCGCGGAAAACGGGCTGCGATTTTGGCCCCGAAATCCGATTATGGACGAAGTGCGGCTCGAGGTTTTTTGAGAGCGTGGCCAGACGGAAACGTCACACGTTATGCGACTTACCCGCTGGAAAAGCCCAACTTTCGACGAGCACTCGAAGAGCTTGTAGGGTCTCGTCGGTGGGTGGGTAGAGACCGCAAAGATCTCAGACCAGATAGAGATGGCTACGTGGCCACGGGCCTTAGAAGACAAATCGACTTCGACGTGCTTTTCATCCCAGATCACCATGTCAACGTGTCGCGAATTCTGGGTTTTTTGCCGCTCGTGGGAATCCAAAACGGTGATGGTGGGAAAGGAGCAGCTGTCCAACTTTTGGGTCTCGGAGGCTGGCGCGGAGAAACCATGGCGCTCACTGGCGCCAAAGCTGCTGGAGCCATCATTCTAGATTCTTATGGAGGAAGCTCTCAGGGTGGGCGGGCTGAGGAATTGGAGCGTCTCTTTGATGCGAAATACGGCCGCTTTCCAACAAGTCTTGAGGCTGAGGTTTTTGACGCCGTGTGGTGGCTCTCAAAGGTTGGAAAGAGTGGTCGCGCGAAAGTTGCCTCCGAAGCCAGCGCCCTGGGGGAAATCACGGGCGCAAGCGGGGCTACGAGATTTGTCGAGGGACGAATCGAGCGCGAGTCGGCCTTATTCCGAATGGATATTGAAGGCCAGGTGAGTCCGCTATGA
- the arfB gene encoding alternative ribosome rescue aminoacyl-tRNA hydrolase ArfB, which translates to MDDDLFISPALRIPSAELTMRTSKSSGPGGQHANKTSSRVSIEWDIENSGVLSSIQRARLLRNLSTRLVGETTLVVHVDDSRSQHQNREIALKRLAEIVLKALRVQKKRVATKPSRAAKARRIDAKKKVGAKKKMRNKPSFDE; encoded by the coding sequence ATGGACGACGATCTCTTCATCAGCCCCGCCCTCAGAATTCCAAGCGCTGAGCTCACCATGCGCACGAGCAAGTCCAGTGGACCGGGTGGGCAGCATGCCAACAAGACGAGCTCTCGGGTGAGCATCGAGTGGGATATCGAGAATTCCGGCGTCCTGTCCTCGATTCAGCGCGCGCGATTGCTACGAAATCTATCTACGCGCCTTGTCGGCGAGACCACGCTCGTGGTCCATGTGGACGATTCGAGAAGTCAGCATCAAAACCGAGAGATCGCGCTCAAACGGCTCGCTGAGATCGTGCTCAAGGCTTTGCGTGTTCAGAAAAAGCGCGTCGCCACTAAGCCATCGCGTGCCGCCAAAGCCAGAAGAATCGATGCGAAAAAGAAAGTCGGCGCCAAAAAGAAGATGAGGAATAAACCTAGCTTTGATGAGTAG
- a CDS encoding permease encodes MTLLIASILALMVGPLFYRVASTNDRALSFVDGLVLASIGGLIFFFVLPEAWKLGGLAALAAMLAGVGFPIVLERWLSHGKTHKVMLFFGALGLVLHTVFDGLTLGSEAHHHDVRPLSLAVLLHRFPVGLAIWAMMRPYGRKWGVAVLSVIAFGTVLGFMVGDNIAAVMTTAPVAVFQAFVAGSLLHVVLHRAHGTEGAKESPIFQTLGALAGVLGIVGVMQLGASHGHSHHDEGYFSRLLALSLESAGPLLLGFVLAAIIGAVWKLGVPRWLRQGNSATLALKGTLVGLPLPICSCGVVPIYDRMIRAGVPPAAAGAFLVATPELGIESLVLSLPLLGAELTGLRLGAAAILALLVGLLMGRIAKPFPVAEQEADTSFSRPTIKEIKGHLREVVDETAPWILTGLAVAAVFEPASFASWLGGLPFGAEVVLFGLVGIPVYVCASGATPIAAAFIFAGVSPGAALAFLLSGPATNVTTFGVLSTLHSRKTAIVFGSSVWVLAVLLGLGVNAILPGFKLASLDSGIHDFSWVSWTSLVLLGVLVLDATARTGVRTFLNKISILGTHHGHEHCGDECDSPCEDSHHHNHHHDHHQHTDCCDHDPPKFVLSKKALSARDKESGA; translated from the coding sequence TTGACTCTACTAATCGCATCGATACTGGCCTTGATGGTCGGCCCGCTCTTCTACCGGGTAGCATCTACGAATGACCGAGCACTCTCGTTCGTCGACGGGTTGGTGCTCGCGAGCATTGGTGGACTGATCTTTTTCTTCGTTCTACCAGAGGCTTGGAAGCTCGGTGGCCTGGCGGCTCTTGCTGCCATGCTGGCTGGAGTGGGGTTCCCGATCGTGCTGGAACGATGGCTATCCCACGGAAAGACTCATAAAGTGATGCTCTTTTTTGGCGCGCTAGGGCTCGTGCTTCACACGGTGTTTGATGGACTGACCCTTGGTAGCGAAGCCCACCACCACGACGTTCGGCCCCTTTCTCTAGCCGTGCTACTTCACCGCTTTCCGGTCGGACTGGCGATTTGGGCCATGATGCGGCCATACGGACGCAAGTGGGGCGTGGCTGTTCTTTCAGTGATAGCGTTTGGGACGGTGCTTGGTTTCATGGTTGGGGATAATATTGCCGCGGTGATGACTACGGCCCCCGTAGCGGTTTTTCAGGCGTTTGTGGCGGGCTCGTTACTTCATGTAGTGCTTCATAGGGCTCATGGAACAGAAGGGGCCAAGGAGTCGCCAATATTTCAGACGCTAGGCGCACTTGCCGGGGTGTTGGGTATCGTGGGGGTGATGCAGCTCGGTGCGAGCCATGGGCATTCGCACCACGACGAGGGCTATTTCTCCCGTCTTCTCGCGCTTTCGCTCGAGTCTGCGGGACCGTTACTCCTCGGGTTTGTACTCGCTGCGATTATCGGAGCAGTCTGGAAATTGGGTGTTCCTCGCTGGTTGCGACAAGGGAATTCCGCCACGCTCGCTCTTAAAGGGACTTTGGTTGGACTACCGCTTCCCATTTGCTCATGCGGCGTTGTGCCCATCTACGATCGGATGATTCGTGCTGGTGTTCCGCCAGCTGCGGCCGGAGCATTCTTGGTTGCCACGCCTGAGTTGGGAATCGAATCGCTGGTCTTAAGTTTGCCCCTGCTCGGTGCCGAATTGACCGGCCTGAGGCTTGGGGCGGCTGCAATCTTAGCGCTCTTGGTAGGCCTCTTGATGGGGCGAATTGCCAAACCCTTTCCTGTGGCCGAGCAGGAAGCCGATACTTCCTTCTCAAGGCCGACAATCAAGGAAATCAAAGGACACCTTCGAGAGGTTGTGGACGAAACGGCTCCATGGATTCTGACCGGGCTCGCCGTAGCCGCCGTTTTCGAGCCAGCGTCGTTTGCGAGCTGGCTTGGTGGCCTACCTTTTGGAGCTGAGGTGGTGCTTTTCGGCCTGGTTGGTATTCCAGTCTACGTGTGTGCCTCCGGTGCGACTCCAATCGCTGCAGCATTCATCTTTGCCGGTGTATCACCCGGCGCCGCCTTGGCCTTCTTGCTCAGCGGACCTGCCACAAATGTCACAACGTTCGGCGTCTTGAGCACGCTGCACTCTCGAAAGACCGCGATTGTTTTCGGGTCTTCGGTGTGGGTTTTGGCCGTGCTTCTGGGATTGGGCGTGAACGCCATACTGCCGGGGTTCAAACTTGCGAGCCTTGATTCCGGAATCCACGATTTCTCATGGGTTTCGTGGACGAGCTTGGTTCTCTTGGGCGTGCTTGTTCTGGACGCAACGGCTCGAACGGGAGTTCGAACGTTTCTCAACAAAATCTCAATTCTCGGTACCCATCACGGTCACGAACATTGCGGAGACGAATGTGATTCACCCTGCGAGGACTCGCATCACCACAACCACCATCACGACCATCACCAACATACCGATTGCTGCGATCACGACCCACCCAAGTTTGTGCTCTCTAAAAAAGCTCTAAGCGCGCGTGACAAAGAGTCCGGCGCCTAG